The DNA sequence TAAGTTTGGGGAGAAACAAAGTATGTTGTTGTATTCGTGGCTTAGATAAACCCCATATGAATGCCATTATTCTCTTTTGTAAGAGTCTTAGGAAATAGGCAGGAACAgggattggtaaaacacaaaagAAATACAAAATTTTTGGTAAGATTGTCATTTTTATGGCATTGATCTTTCTGAACCATGACAGCAAGAGGTGGGACCAGGATTTTAGAGTTTGATCCACTTTCAACTGTGAGTGCTTAACCTTATTTGTAACATACTCTGCATAGCACTACCCTGTTAAAGCTAGCTTCCTCCTACTTACCTTTATCAAAAGTTATGTTATGATGATTTGTTATCCGAACTCACTGATCAGCTTTGATTTGACGTTCTCTTTTGGTCATGTGTTTTGACTTGCATTTTGCAATACTGTTTATTcaataaaacatttgaacaagaaataaaaagcataaaaaaaataataataatatttttaaaaaatactctGATTAGCAAAAATGTAACACTCTGTAATACTAACAGTATACAATGTTGCTAATATTATATCATGTTTGTCTCTTCATGGCACACAGCAAACATATATGAACAATGTCACCACAATCCACTTTGTGGGATTCCACAACCCAGAAAAACTAAATCTGTTTATTTTCATGTTGGTCCTTATGATATACATTGCGACAGTATGTGGGAACCTCCTGATCATCTCACTGGTGTCCTACAGCAAAACCCTCCATTCCCCCATGTACTTATTCCTCTCCCAGCTCTCCATAAGTGACATTGTGTTGACCACAGACATCGCCCCTAACATGCTAAACATTGTCTTTCATGATCAAACATCCATATCTTTTTCCAGTTGCAttgctcagttttttttctttgccttctcAGAAACATCTGAATGTCTTCTTCTGACAGTGATGTCCTATGACCGCTATCTAGCCATCTGCTCTCCTCTGCATTATACCTCTATTATGACCCATGTGCTTTGCATTAAATTAGTTTTGGCCTCTTGGATTTTAAGTTGCTTTGTAGGATTTGTTATATCTCTTGGCATCTGTCAGCTTCAATTCTGTGGTCCGAATACCATAGACCATTTCTACTGTGATCTTTATCCTTTGATGGAACTTTCTTGCTCAGATATTTCCACGGTTAAGATAGAATCCACTTTGTTGTGTATTCCAGTGTTGGCCTTTCCATTACTTGTGATAGTAGTTTCATATACGTACATTGTTCTAGCCATACTAAAGATATCCTCATTCTCTGGAAGACAGAAATCTTTTTCCACTTGCAGTTCCCATCTGACAGTTGTGTTTATATTTTATGGGACTCTGACTGCCATGTACGCCCTTCCAAATGAAGGTCAATCAAAGACCACCAGTAAGATACTGGCTTTTTTATACACGGTATTTACTCCCTTTTTAAATCCTTTCATTTATAGTTTACGAAATAAAGATATGAAGGAAGCTTTGAGACTTGCAGTACATAATTATGGTACATACCTTTCAGTATATGGAGACAAAAAAAGATAACTATTTATTATAAAATTTTACAGTTATTGTGTGAttattttttccaaaagttctatgttgaagtttttttttttttcaaaacagtacAGTGGTATAAAAAAACGCATACAAATTACagtaagaaaaagacaattccatagctcaactcaccaaccagtctgctgaccaaccaaatttacctgtctaaccgtatgttaaaggcaggggtttaacatacggttagacaggtaaatttggttggtcagcagactggttggtgagttgagctatggaattgtctttttcttgtatgtatatgccctccatgtgctccttactgtgaaggccagttatgggtgtgggcggtgaccagtgtcttgttaccgcaTACAAATTACAGTAAGTTGGTAATATGAGCAATATTATCAAAGAAAACAATGTTGTAAACAGCAGGCGAGGACAAATAAGATTAGTAGACTGAAAGAAGTATTGAAGAACAAGTGACTTCATTGTGGGGATgtagaaggaaaagggggggagggagaggtagATAGGGGTAGGATTGGGGCTAAGGTTGGTTAGAAAAGGGGAAGTAATCTCACAAGGGAATCGATTAATGTAACAAAAAGTTCTAGTTGGCAAGAGAAGGCAATATAAGTATATGGCATCAATTAAATGTACGATTTTGGTTGTTCAAccacattttattttataatttaaatttttaGATGCCGGTATTTGATgccagtggggttttttttgttttaacattggTGATTTAAGTCTCTTAGAGTGTCAACTAGACTGGGTTGGGGAAGGAATTTTGCTGTCAGAGCCACTTTTGCTGTcttgttttttttgcacacgtgTAAAAAATCATGTTAGGCCTGAAG is a window from the Aquarana catesbeiana isolate 2022-GZ linkage group LG03, ASM4218655v1, whole genome shotgun sequence genome containing:
- the LOC141134267 gene encoding olfactory receptor 11L1-like — protein: MNNVTTIHFVGFHNPEKLNLFIFMLVLMIYIATVCGNLLIISLVSYSKTLHSPMYLFLSQLSISDIVLTTDIAPNMLNIVFHDQTSISFSSCIAQFFFFAFSETSECLLLTVMSYDRYLAICSPLHYTSIMTHVLCIKLVLASWILSCFVGFVISLGICQLQFCGPNTIDHFYCDLYPLMELSCSDISTVKIESTLLCIPVLAFPLLVIVVSYTYIVLAILKISSFSGRQKSFSTCSSHLTVVFIFYGTLTAMYALPNEGQSKTTSKILAFLYTVFTPFLNPFIYSLRNKDMKEALRLAVHNYGTYLSVYGDKKR